In the genome of Halococcus agarilyticus, one region contains:
- the tbsP gene encoding transcriptional regulator TbsP, with amino-acid sequence MSSLKTVESDVVAIHRTVLGDTTGEAFVAFPSAAAVEKLVEVLDELDEPPTVRLLAREGTLKSVMDDFIVASTTADLVASETLSLRTTEGTGMSSLLVTDETVVTVVSAGEFVAGLGTDDDEFVASTREKHEAAWEEAEPFSLRTPPISRVHETLAETFGDEVDADFARVLDSLETARGDGEGLDEVTISLLVAAKHELQLYDISRWGEDTGVASKATFSRTKTRLEDRGLIDTTKVPIDVGRPRLRLLLGDERLQEADIDELAAVAQEMLAANAA; translated from the coding sequence ATGAGTTCGTTGAAGACTGTCGAGTCGGACGTCGTGGCAATCCACCGAACCGTCCTCGGCGACACGACCGGTGAGGCGTTCGTGGCCTTTCCGTCGGCGGCAGCCGTCGAGAAACTCGTCGAGGTGTTGGACGAGCTCGACGAGCCGCCGACAGTCCGGCTGCTCGCACGCGAGGGCACGCTCAAGAGCGTGATGGACGACTTCATCGTCGCCAGCACGACCGCGGACCTCGTCGCGAGCGAGACGCTCTCGCTGCGGACGACCGAGGGCACCGGCATGAGTTCGCTGCTCGTCACCGACGAGACGGTCGTCACGGTCGTGTCTGCCGGCGAGTTCGTCGCGGGGCTCGGCACCGACGACGACGAGTTCGTCGCGAGCACGCGCGAGAAACACGAGGCGGCGTGGGAGGAGGCCGAGCCGTTCTCGCTCCGGACGCCGCCGATCTCGCGGGTCCACGAGACGCTCGCCGAGACGTTCGGCGACGAGGTCGACGCGGACTTCGCGCGCGTACTCGACTCGCTCGAAACGGCGCGCGGCGACGGCGAAGGGCTCGACGAGGTGACGATCAGCCTCTTGGTCGCGGCGAAACACGAGCTCCAGCTCTACGACATCAGCCGGTGGGGCGAGGACACCGGCGTCGCCAGCAAGGCGACCTTCTCCCGGACGAAGACCAGGCTCGAGGATCGGGGACTGATCGACACCACCAAGGTGCCGATCGACGTGGGCCGGCCCCGCCTGCGCCTGCTACTCGGCGACGAACGCCTCCAGGAAGCCGACATCGACGAGCTCGCAGCGGTCGCCCAGGAGATGCTCGCGGCCAACGCCGCCTGA